The following coding sequences are from one Rhipicephalus microplus isolate Deutch F79 chromosome 3, USDA_Rmic, whole genome shotgun sequence window:
- the LOC119169089 gene encoding sulfotransferase 2B1 isoform X1, whose product MCEKAATTRPKPYYQIIDGVPRCPFMTAESLRQGLGFVACKGDLLQVSYPRSGTHWVQYITQLILKEGEPVDTYEQFMEGAKFIEYFSGIDDCKPGTLVRTLCTHLPLRKEKLNPEAKYVYVARNPWDVCVSLYHHERNISAFRFEEGAFDDFLEVFLTGELGYGFYFDHVKAGYALKDEPNVFFVTYEELTRDTRGTIIRLARFIGERYGEILEQVGEERLNEILKRSSARNMKDIMVFNLRENPDPGLQKRLKELNAFSKAAHKGDVKRHEVLRKAEIGGWKEHFSPEQLQRMEATIKEMTRGSDVMDLWKDIRQETLKLCEQPG is encoded by the exons ATGTGCGAGAAAGCGGCCACAACCCGCCCAAAACCTTACTACCAGATCATCGACGGTGTACCCCGGTGCCCTTTCATGACCGCGGAGTCTCTCAGGCAGGGTCTCGGCTTCGTTGCTTGCAAGGGAGACCTGCTGCAGGTTTCCTACCCTAGAAGTGGTACGCACTGGGTGCAGTACATTACGCAGCTGATCCTAAAGGAGGGCGAACCAGTTGATACGTATGAACAGTTCATGGAAGGGGCCAAGTTCATCGAGTACTTTTCCGGTATCGATGACTGCAAGCCAGGCACGCTGGTTCGAACCTTGTGCACCCATCTGCCCCTGCGCAAAGAAAAGCTCAACCCAGAGGCCAAGTACGTCTACGTGGCTCGCAACCCATGGGACGTCTGCGTGTCACTGTACCATCAC GAGAGGAACATCAGCGCCTTTCGCTTCGAGGAGGGTGCATTCGATGACTTCCTGGAAGTCTTCTTGACAGGGGAGCTCGGATACGGCTTCTACTTCGATCACGTGAAAGCCGGGTATGCTTTGAAAGATGAACCGAACGTTTTCTTCGTGACGTACGAGGAACTGACAAGGGACACGCGAGGCACTATAATTAGGCTGGCTCGATTCATTGGTGAACGCTATGGCGAAATTCTGGAACAAGTTGGTGAAGAGAGGCTGAACGAGATCCTAAAGAGGAGCAGTGCGAGAAACATGAAAGACATTATGGTATTCAACCTGCGTGAGAACCCTGACCCCGGATTGCAGAAGCGCTTGAAAGAGCTCAACGCATTCTCCAAGGCTGCTCACAAAGGCGACGTCAAACGCCACGAAGTTTTGAGAAAGGCTGAGATTGGTGGATGGAAGGAGcacttttctcccgagcagtTGCAGCGCATGGAGGCCACGATCAAGGAAATGACTAGAGGTTCAGACGTTATGGATCTGTGGAAGGACATACGGCAGGAAACGCTGAAATTATGTGAACAACCTGGATAG